Proteins encoded by one window of Cloeon dipterum chromosome 2, ieCloDipt1.1, whole genome shotgun sequence:
- the sigmar gene encoding protein salivary glands marred isoform X1, whose amino-acid sequence MATVMAGEGGFKARDIGLRAQKKILSRMANKNVAKVFIDDTTGSLLDNVYKLAKSYSNDKKESEKLVKNIIKIVIKLGVLYRNDQFSKEELCRAEKFKQKFHSTAMAIVSFYEVDFSYDRPFLVNSFDACHQGLKAMVAPHLTPKSIARVDSVFNFFKDPAFLDAVFRKESPHRESLGRVVRDINKALEEGGM is encoded by the exons TTATGGCCGGGGAAGGAGGCTTCAAAGCGCGCGACATCGGACTGCGAGCGCAGAAGAAGATCCTAAGTCGCATGGCCAACAAGAATGTGGCCAAAGTTTTCATCGACGACACTACTGGCAGCCTGCTCGACAACGTTTACAAGCTGGCAAAGTCATAT tcgAACGACAAGAAAGAGTCTGAAAAACTAGTGAAGAACATCATCAAGATCGTGATAAAGCTTGGGGTGCTGTACCGCAACGACCAGTTCTCGAAGGAAGAATTGTGTCGGGCCGAGAAGTTCAAGCAAAAGTTCCACTCGACGGCGATGGCCATTGTCAGCTTCTACGAGGTGGACTTCAGCTACGACCGCCCCTTCCTGGTCAACTCGTTCGATGCGTGCCATCAGGGTCTGAAGGCGATGGTAGCGCCGCACCTCACGCCCAAGTCCATCGCGCGCGTCGACTCAGTTTTCAACTTCTTCAAGGATCCCGCCTTTCTCGACGCCGTTTTCCGCAAGGAGTCGCCGCACAGGGAGTCCCTCGGCAGGGTCGTCAGGGACATCAATAAGGCCCTGGAAGAGGGCGGCATGTAA
- the sigmar gene encoding protein salivary glands marred isoform X2: protein MAGEGGFKARDIGLRAQKKILSRMANKNVAKVFIDDTTGSLLDNVYKLAKSYSNDKKESEKLVKNIIKIVIKLGVLYRNDQFSKEELCRAEKFKQKFHSTAMAIVSFYEVDFSYDRPFLVNSFDACHQGLKAMVAPHLTPKSIARVDSVFNFFKDPAFLDAVFRKESPHRESLGRVVRDINKALEEGGM, encoded by the exons ATGGCCGGGGAAGGAGGCTTCAAAGCGCGCGACATCGGACTGCGAGCGCAGAAGAAGATCCTAAGTCGCATGGCCAACAAGAATGTGGCCAAAGTTTTCATCGACGACACTACTGGCAGCCTGCTCGACAACGTTTACAAGCTGGCAAAGTCATAT tcgAACGACAAGAAAGAGTCTGAAAAACTAGTGAAGAACATCATCAAGATCGTGATAAAGCTTGGGGTGCTGTACCGCAACGACCAGTTCTCGAAGGAAGAATTGTGTCGGGCCGAGAAGTTCAAGCAAAAGTTCCACTCGACGGCGATGGCCATTGTCAGCTTCTACGAGGTGGACTTCAGCTACGACCGCCCCTTCCTGGTCAACTCGTTCGATGCGTGCCATCAGGGTCTGAAGGCGATGGTAGCGCCGCACCTCACGCCCAAGTCCATCGCGCGCGTCGACTCAGTTTTCAACTTCTTCAAGGATCCCGCCTTTCTCGACGCCGTTTTCCGCAAGGAGTCGCCGCACAGGGAGTCCCTCGGCAGGGTCGTCAGGGACATCAATAAGGCCCTGGAAGAGGGCGGCATGTAA